From Deinococcus ruber, one genomic window encodes:
- a CDS encoding acyl-CoA dehydrogenase family protein, whose product MTLLVHDAERAAHLQHLSSELAARFRADAARADAAGELSEASMAALKASGYPALTVPTRLGGLGATLLEVAQTQETLGSGDASAALIAAMNAHLLGSLAESGGWPQALYAEVCRASVERGALANSLASEPELGSPSRGGLPATRAEPVAGGWRVSGRKTWSTGVRALDFLVVSAATPQEQVWRFVIPAGAPGISIQPTWRGSLSLRASGSDDVLLEEVFVPDSHAIPPTSPHPAGSAWFWTTVAATYLGVGQAALDALKAYAWERVPTALGQPIATLPKVQEAAGRMELELLAARSVLHAVCREWNDFSENRAALLPRLAAAKSLCTNAAVSVTDQALRVAGGAALTASLPLERLLRDARAGLTHPPSDEQALAMLGRGVLERE is encoded by the coding sequence ATGACGTTGCTTGTGCATGATGCCGAACGGGCCGCCCACCTCCAGCACCTCAGCTCGGAACTGGCGGCCCGCTTCCGTGCCGATGCCGCCCGCGCCGACGCTGCCGGGGAACTCTCGGAAGCGAGCATGGCGGCTCTCAAAGCCAGCGGGTATCCGGCGCTGACGGTTCCGACGCGGCTGGGCGGCCTGGGCGCGACGCTGCTGGAGGTTGCCCAGACCCAGGAAACGCTGGGCAGCGGCGACGCCTCGGCAGCCCTGATCGCCGCCATGAACGCGCATCTGCTGGGGTCGCTGGCAGAGTCGGGCGGCTGGCCGCAGGCGCTGTATGCCGAAGTCTGCCGCGCCAGTGTGGAACGCGGCGCACTCGCCAATTCGCTTGCCAGCGAGCCGGAACTGGGCAGCCCGTCACGCGGGGGTCTGCCTGCCACACGCGCTGAGCCGGTAGCGGGCGGGTGGCGTGTGTCTGGACGCAAAACATGGTCGACCGGCGTGCGGGCGCTCGATTTTCTGGTCGTCAGCGCTGCCACGCCGCAGGAGCAGGTGTGGCGCTTCGTTATTCCGGCGGGTGCGCCGGGCATCAGCATCCAGCCCACCTGGCGCGGCAGCCTGAGTCTGCGGGCCAGCGGCTCCGACGATGTGCTGCTGGAAGAGGTGTTTGTACCGGACAGCCACGCCATTCCGCCCACGTCGCCGCATCCGGCGGGCAGTGCCTGGTTCTGGACAACGGTGGCAGCGACGTATCTGGGAGTTGGGCAGGCTGCCCTCGACGCGCTGAAAGCCTACGCCTGGGAGCGTGTGCCGACCGCGCTGGGGCAGCCGATAGCCACGCTGCCCAAAGTTCAGGAAGCTGCTGGGCGCATGGAACTGGAATTGCTGGCAGCCCGCAGTGTGTTGCACGCCGTCTGCCGTGAATGGAATGACTTTTCGGAGAACCGGGCGGCCCTGTTGCCACGGTTGGCGGCGGCAAAAAGCCTGTGTACCAATGCAGCCGTCAGCGTCACCGATCAGGCGCTGCGGGTGGCGGGCGGCGCGGCGCTCACCGCGAGCCTGCCGCTGGAACGGCTGCTGCGAGATGCCAGAGCCGGGCTGACCCACCCACCCTCCGACGAACAGGCTCTGGCAATGCTGGGGCGCGGTGTGCTGGAGCGGGAATAG
- a CDS encoding ABC transporter ATP-binding protein: protein MTAEAPVPLLRAEGLSRHVEGRPLWQRLRLELRESERLAVVGPSGSGKTLLLRALAGLDVLEHGVVYLDERPQTRWAMPDFRSRVMYLPQRPALGTGTVLDELRQPFSLKVHAGKQFNKARAAELLVALGRPASFLTLNLSTLSGGEQQTVALIRALLLDPAVLLLDEATASLDPEAARLAEAELLRWNEVPGRALIWVSHDPAQRERIATHHLDIQRVSVPAQATTERLPA from the coding sequence ATGACTGCCGAAGCCCCTGTGCCCCTGCTGCGTGCCGAGGGACTGAGCCGCCACGTCGAAGGACGCCCGCTGTGGCAGCGCCTGCGGCTGGAACTGCGCGAGTCCGAGCGGCTGGCAGTGGTCGGGCCGTCGGGCAGTGGCAAAACCCTGCTGCTGCGGGCGCTGGCGGGGCTGGACGTGCTGGAGCACGGCGTCGTGTATCTGGACGAGCGGCCTCAGACGCGCTGGGCCATGCCCGATTTTCGCTCGCGGGTGATGTATCTGCCGCAGCGCCCGGCTCTAGGCACCGGCACCGTTCTCGATGAACTCCGCCAGCCGTTTTCGCTGAAGGTACACGCCGGAAAACAGTTCAACAAGGCGCGGGCCGCCGAACTGCTGGTGGCGCTGGGCCGCCCGGCCTCGTTTCTGACGCTGAATCTGTCCACGTTGTCGGGCGGCGAGCAGCAGACCGTTGCGCTGATCCGCGCCCTGCTGCTCGACCCAGCAGTGTTGCTGCTCGACGAAGCCACTGCGTCGCTCGACCCGGAAGCGGCGCGGCTGGCAGAGGCCGAACTGCTGCGCTGGAACGAAGTGCCGGGCCGGGCGCTCATCTGGGTCAGCCACGATCCGGCCCAGCGCGAGCGGATTGCCACCCATCACCTCGACATCCAGCGGGTCAGTGTTCCGGCACAGGCGACCACCGAGCGTCTGCCCGCATGA
- a CDS encoding ABC transporter permease has protein sequence MSLPISLPQLALAAALLFVSVGLSWRLRLGLTRDILISGLRMTVQLLLVGLILGWVFALKHPFPVLGIGLIMTLLAAQAAAGRTKRRYAALYLDSFVAIFGSSFLLTGLALWGIIRVHPWFDAQYAVPILGMVLGNTLTGVALSLERFLSELETGRGRIEGRLALGATRWEAAHSAVAVSVRTGMIPTLNSMAVMGLVSLPGMMTGQILAGEAPANAVRYQIVIMFVLATSSALGSLVVVLLAYRVLLDKRDRLRLDLLK, from the coding sequence ATGAGCCTGCCGATTTCGCTGCCTCAACTGGCGCTGGCAGCGGCGCTGCTGTTCGTCAGCGTGGGGCTTTCGTGGCGGCTGCGGCTGGGCCTGACCCGTGACATCCTGATTTCTGGCCTCCGCATGACGGTGCAGCTTCTGCTGGTGGGCCTGATTCTCGGCTGGGTCTTCGCCCTGAAACATCCGTTTCCGGTGCTGGGCATCGGCCTGATCATGACGCTGCTGGCTGCTCAGGCCGCCGCCGGACGCACCAAACGGCGCTACGCTGCCCTGTACCTCGACAGTTTCGTGGCGATCTTCGGCAGTTCCTTCCTGCTGACCGGACTGGCGCTGTGGGGCATCATCCGGGTTCATCCGTGGTTTGACGCGCAGTACGCCGTACCGATTTTGGGAATGGTGCTGGGCAACACCCTGACCGGCGTGGCGCTGTCGCTGGAACGGTTTCTGAGCGAGCTGGAAACGGGACGGGGCCGCATCGAAGGGCGGCTGGCGCTGGGAGCAACCCGCTGGGAGGCGGCCCACAGCGCAGTCGCGGTCAGCGTGCGGACCGGCATGATTCCGACGCTCAACAGCATGGCCGTGATGGGCCTGGTGAGTCTGCCGGGCATGATGACCGGGCAGATTCTGGCGGGCGAGGCTCCGGCAAACGCTGTGCGCTATCAGATCGTGATTATGTTCGTGCTCGCCACCAGTTCGGCGCTGGGCAGCCTGGTCGTGGTGCTGCTGGCCTACCGCGTGCTGCTCGACAAGCGCGACCGCCTGAGGCTCGACCTGCTGAAGTGA
- the pta gene encoding phosphate acetyltransferase: MKTLFVAPTRNAVGLTSTALGLARALERRGVRVAFFKPIAQTHETGTDDSVHFARTLLHASIPDPVPLDSAEEQLSRGQLEQLMEDVIALSRQAAQPAGSPQADVLVVEGLALGDRNGYAGSLNADLARNLEADVVLVTSLAGVTPAALADELEIVAQAYRRSDGSGLAGYMLNFVPRELDFGGLLAELRTRSRVLSSGELPLLGVIAQNAQLAEVRTLDVARYLGAELLNEGEAGLRRVTSTVVSARSVPKLAHLLTSGALVVTPGDREDVVMAASLAHQSGVPLAGLLFTSGSAPEDSIEKLCRAALTSTLPVLRVNTNSYDTASRLSRMESRVPHDDSERMERMLDYIADRVDVQLIGAKMGMGSGMTGGVPTLSAGDHERRLPPSAFRYELVQRARAANKRIVLPEGDEPRTVQAAIRCVERGIARCVLLASPDKVKAIAEGQGLTLPAALEIIDPESVRPRYVAPLVELRKSKGLSAPMAEAQLEDNVVLGTMMLSLGEVDGLVSGAVHTTANTVRPALQLIKTAPGASLVSSVFFMLMPEQVLVYGDAAINPNPNAEELADIAIQSADSALAFGITPRVAMLSYSTGESGAGEDVEKVKAATRLVQTRRPDLMVDGPLQYDAASVMSVGQQKAPGSAVAGRATVFIFPDLNTGNTTYKAVQRSAGVVAVGPMLQGLRKPVNDLSRGALVDDIVYTIALTAIQATQMESK, encoded by the coding sequence ATGAAAACTCTTTTCGTCGCCCCCACCCGCAACGCCGTCGGCCTGACGAGTACGGCGCTGGGGCTGGCACGTGCCCTGGAACGCCGGGGCGTGCGGGTGGCCTTCTTCAAGCCGATTGCCCAGACGCACGAAACCGGCACCGACGACAGCGTGCATTTCGCTCGCACGCTGCTGCATGCGTCTATTCCCGACCCGGTGCCGCTGGACAGCGCCGAAGAGCAGCTTTCGCGTGGGCAACTCGAACAGCTGATGGAAGACGTGATCGCGCTGTCGCGGCAGGCGGCGCAGCCTGCAGGCAGCCCACAGGCCGACGTGCTGGTGGTGGAGGGGCTGGCGCTGGGCGACCGCAACGGCTACGCGGGGTCACTGAATGCCGATCTGGCCCGCAACCTCGAAGCCGACGTGGTACTGGTCACGAGTCTGGCGGGCGTGACTCCGGCGGCGCTGGCCGATGAGCTGGAAATCGTGGCGCAGGCGTATCGCCGCTCGGACGGTTCCGGGCTGGCCGGATACATGCTGAATTTCGTGCCGCGAGAGCTGGATTTTGGTGGTCTGCTGGCCGAACTGCGAACACGCAGCCGGGTGCTGTCGTCGGGCGAACTGCCGCTGCTGGGCGTGATCGCGCAGAATGCTCAGCTCGCGGAAGTCAGAACGCTCGATGTGGCCCGCTACCTGGGGGCCGAGCTGCTGAACGAGGGCGAAGCGGGTCTGCGCCGCGTCACGAGTACGGTGGTGTCGGCCCGCAGCGTGCCGAAGCTGGCGCACCTACTGACCTCGGGGGCGCTGGTGGTGACGCCCGGCGACCGCGAAGACGTGGTGATGGCGGCGTCACTGGCGCATCAGAGCGGGGTGCCGCTGGCGGGGCTGCTGTTCACGTCGGGGTCTGCCCCAGAAGACAGCATCGAGAAGCTGTGCCGCGCCGCCCTGACGAGTACCCTGCCCGTGCTGCGCGTCAACACCAATTCCTACGACACGGCCTCGCGGCTGTCGCGCATGGAAAGCCGCGTGCCCCACGACGACAGCGAGCGCATGGAACGCATGCTCGATTACATCGCAGACCGGGTAGACGTGCAGCTGATCGGGGCCAAGATGGGGATGGGAAGTGGGATGACGGGCGGCGTGCCGACGCTGAGTGCCGGAGACCACGAGCGCCGACTGCCGCCCAGCGCGTTTCGCTACGAACTGGTGCAGCGGGCGCGGGCCGCCAACAAGCGCATCGTGCTGCCGGAAGGAGACGAGCCGCGCACCGTGCAGGCCGCCATCCGCTGCGTGGAAAGGGGTATTGCCCGCTGCGTGCTGCTGGCGTCGCCCGACAAGGTGAAGGCTATTGCCGAGGGGCAGGGCCTGACGCTTCCGGCAGCTCTGGAAATCATCGATCCTGAATCGGTGCGCCCCCGCTACGTTGCCCCGCTGGTCGAGTTGCGAAAGAGCAAGGGGCTGAGTGCGCCGATGGCCGAGGCGCAGCTCGAAGATAACGTGGTGCTGGGAACCATGATGCTGTCGCTGGGCGAGGTAGACGGGCTGGTGTCGGGCGCTGTTCATACCACTGCCAACACCGTGCGGCCCGCGCTTCAGCTCATCAAGACCGCGCCGGGGGCAAGTCTGGTCAGCAGCGTCTTCTTTATGCTGATGCCCGAACAGGTGCTGGTATACGGCGACGCTGCCATCAACCCCAACCCCAACGCCGAAGAACTGGCCGATATCGCCATTCAGTCTGCCGATAGTGCGCTGGCGTTTGGCATCACGCCCCGCGTCGCCATGCTCAGCTATTCGACGGGCGAGAGCGGCGCGGGCGAAGACGTGGAGAAGGTCAAGGCGGCCACCAGGCTGGTGCAGACGCGCCGCCCCGACCTGATGGTCGATGGCCCGCTGCAATACGACGCCGCCAGCGTCATGAGCGTGGGCCAGCAGAAAGCGCCCGGCAGCGCGGTGGCGGGGCGGGCGACGGTGTTCATCTTTCCCGACCTGAATACCGGGAACACCACCTACAAGGCCGTGCAGCGCAGTGCGGGCGTGGTCGCGGTGGGGCCGATGCTGCAAGGATTGCGAAAGCCCGTGAACGACCTGTCACGCGGCGCTCTCGTTGATGACATCGTGTATACGATTGCTCTGACCGCGATTCAGGCCACGCAGATGGAGAGTAAGTAG
- a CDS encoding acetate kinase — MWTLVLNCGSSSVKFALLDPETGNVRLSGLAERLGSPEARMVLVRGAEKLEVPLPTGDYAGAFEVLLSELAAQGITGAEIAAVGHRVVHGGSHFSAPALITAAVLDAIRACVPLAPLHNPANLAGIAAAQAAFPDAAHVAVFDTAFHQSMPPRAYRYAVPDEWYSQHGVRRYGFHGTSHAYVAGEAARMLGSDPDALQLITAHLGNGCSVASVRSGQSMDTSMGLTPLEGLVMGTRSGDVDPNLHAYLAREAGLSLDEVTAALNGKSGLLGLSGLGSDMRQLEAAAADGHAGARLAVEVFVYRLAKSIAAMTVPLTRLDALVFTGGIGENSASVREKTLGLLGVLGFRLDSEANAAAVRGAAGRISAPGSTPALVVPTNEELMIAREAARVLETA; from the coding sequence ATGTGGACTCTTGTACTGAACTGCGGGTCGAGCAGTGTCAAATTCGCGCTGCTCGACCCAGAGACGGGAAACGTGCGCCTGAGCGGGCTGGCCGAGCGGCTGGGATCGCCGGAAGCGCGGATGGTACTGGTGCGCGGCGCTGAAAAACTCGAAGTGCCGCTGCCAACCGGCGACTATGCCGGAGCCTTTGAGGTGCTGCTGTCCGAACTGGCGGCGCAGGGCATCACCGGGGCCGAGATCGCGGCGGTGGGGCACCGGGTCGTGCATGGGGGCAGCCATTTCAGCGCTCCGGCGCTCATCACGGCTGCTGTGCTGGACGCGATTCGGGCGTGTGTGCCGCTGGCTCCGCTGCACAATCCGGCCAATCTGGCGGGCATCGCGGCGGCGCAGGCGGCCTTTCCAGACGCCGCTCATGTCGCGGTCTTCGACACCGCCTTTCATCAGAGTATGCCGCCGCGTGCGTACCGCTACGCCGTGCCGGACGAGTGGTATTCGCAGCATGGCGTGCGCCGCTACGGGTTTCACGGCACCAGTCACGCGTATGTGGCGGGCGAGGCGGCCCGCATGCTGGGAAGCGACCCAGATGCGCTGCAACTGATTACGGCGCACCTGGGCAACGGGTGCAGCGTGGCGTCGGTGCGCTCCGGGCAGAGCATGGATACCAGCATGGGCCTGACGCCGCTGGAAGGGCTGGTGATGGGCACCCGCAGCGGCGACGTCGATCCCAATCTGCATGCCTATCTGGCACGGGAGGCGGGCCTGAGTCTGGATGAAGTGACGGCGGCGCTGAACGGCAAAAGTGGGCTGCTGGGGCTGTCGGGCCTGGGCAGCGACATGCGCCAGCTGGAAGCGGCAGCCGCAGACGGGCACGCCGGAGCGCGGCTGGCGGTCGAGGTCTTCGTGTACCGCCTCGCCAAGAGTATCGCGGCCATGACGGTGCCCCTGACGCGGCTCGATGCTCTGGTCTTTACCGGGGGCATCGGAGAAAACAGCGCCTCGGTGCGCGAAAAGACGCTGGGGCTGCTGGGCGTGCTGGGGTTCCGGCTCGATTCGGAAGCGAACGCAGCAGCGGTGCGCGGCGCGGCTGGCCGTATTTCGGCCCCCGGCAGTACGCCCGCCCTGGTCGTGCCCACCAACGAAGAACTGATGATTGCCCGCGAGGCTGCCCGCGTGCTGGAGACCGCATGA
- a CDS encoding IclR family transcriptional regulator has translation MTPPARRPGRKSSGDTAAVRTLERGLHLLRILGEHHGLTLSDVARRADLSPSTTYRLLQTLRAQGFAHLQEDAGLWQVGVQAFVTGSAYQGRGSVTLAARSIMDELVSETGETINLSVLQEGEVMYIHQAEGRGLMRAFTHIGARAPLHCTGAGKVLTAWQDAAEMRSVLGPGPYHAYTPHTLTTVSALTEHLAQVRQQGYALDDEERELGVRCVALPVRGPGGQVVAALSLSAPSARLPAAQVPPLATLLQRASERISARLG, from the coding sequence ATGACCCCGCCCGCCAGAAGGCCGGGGCGCAAAAGCAGCGGCGACACGGCGGCGGTTCGCACGCTGGAGCGCGGCCTGCATCTGCTGCGAATTCTGGGAGAACACCACGGACTCACGCTCAGCGACGTGGCAAGGCGGGCAGACCTGTCGCCCAGCACCACCTACCGCCTGCTTCAGACGCTGCGGGCGCAGGGATTCGCGCACCTTCAGGAAGACGCCGGACTGTGGCAGGTGGGAGTGCAGGCCTTCGTGACCGGCAGCGCGTACCAGGGGCGCGGCAGCGTGACTCTGGCGGCCAGGAGCATCATGGATGAACTGGTGTCCGAAACGGGCGAGACCATCAATCTGTCGGTCCTTCAGGAAGGCGAGGTGATGTACATCCATCAGGCCGAGGGCCGGGGGCTGATGCGGGCCTTCACGCATATCGGAGCGCGTGCGCCGCTGCACTGCACCGGGGCGGGCAAAGTTCTGACCGCGTGGCAGGACGCCGCCGAGATGCGGTCTGTGCTGGGGCCGGGGCCATACCACGCGTATACGCCGCACACCCTGACTACCGTGAGCGCCCTGACCGAGCATCTGGCACAGGTTCGGCAGCAGGGGTACGCGCTGGACGACGAGGAACGCGAACTGGGCGTGCGCTGCGTGGCCCTGCCGGTGCGCGGCCCAGGCGGGCAGGTGGTCGCGGCGCTGAGCCTATCTGCCCCCAGCGCCCGCCTGCCCGCCGCCCAGGTGCCGCCGCTCGCCACGCTGCTTCAGCGGGCCAGCGAACGCATCTCGGCGCGGCTTGGCTAG
- a CDS encoding COG4705 family protein: MSGVSPVRSQSAASRLAPLLSKVPEVTAAFWVIKVLTTGMGEAASDFLAHRLGPLPAVALSGLGLLLALAWQLRNRRYTAPAYWAAVVMVSVFGTLAADAAHVGFGVPYWLSTLGFSVALAVIFAVWQRTEGTLSIHSILTRRRETFYWATVLATFALGTAVGDLCAKTLGLGWLASGLLFAVLIALPGILGRRGLNPVLAFWCAYVLTRPLGASFADWLAVPHAQGGLGLGTGAVTLGLGALIAAFVAALTFSRTDGAINR, from the coding sequence ATGTCTGGTGTTTCGCCTGTCCGTTCTCAATCCGCTGCTTCCCGGTTGGCCCCGCTGCTCAGCAAGGTGCCGGAAGTCACGGCGGCGTTCTGGGTCATTAAGGTGCTGACCACCGGCATGGGCGAGGCGGCTTCCGACTTTCTGGCCCACCGTCTCGGCCCGCTTCCGGCGGTGGCGCTGTCCGGGCTGGGGCTGCTGCTGGCGCTGGCGTGGCAACTGCGAAACCGCCGCTACACTGCGCCTGCGTACTGGGCCGCCGTCGTCATGGTCAGCGTGTTCGGAACCCTGGCCGCCGACGCTGCCCACGTGGGTTTCGGCGTGCCGTACTGGCTATCCACGCTCGGCTTCTCGGTGGCGCTGGCAGTAATTTTTGCTGTATGGCAGCGCACCGAGGGCACACTCTCGATTCACAGCATCCTGACGCGGCGGCGCGAAACGTTCTACTGGGCCACCGTGCTGGCGACGTTTGCACTGGGCACGGCAGTGGGCGACCTGTGCGCCAAGACGCTGGGCCTGGGCTGGCTGGCTTCTGGCCTGCTGTTCGCCGTCCTGATCGCGCTGCCGGGGATTCTGGGAAGGCGCGGGCTGAATCCTGTCCTGGCGTTCTGGTGCGCGTATGTTCTGACGCGCCCGCTGGGAGCCTCGTTTGCCGACTGGCTGGCGGTGCCGCACGCTCAGGGCGGTCTGGGACTGGGTACCGGGGCCGTGACGCTGGGGCTGGGCGCATTGATCGCGGCGTTCGTGGCGGCCCTGACCTTCAGCCGCACAGATGGAGCAATAAATCGTTAA
- the bshC gene encoding bacillithiol biosynthesis cysteine-adding enzyme BshC, whose protein sequence is MTRPLTRRSVAAAYAAGELSRYFRLHPTGLDALQRREAFRPDLDRAALVDALREYHRDLGTLDQSAEAQLEQLLHPASGVVVTGQQAGVLSGPAYSVHKAASAVLLAQELDREDAPVVPIYWIASQDHDAEEVASTTLLDFSETLHHLTLDLPGGVPVGNIPWTPDYTREVLALIQRFEAPEAHKQAVLKRLAFALDHPTSERRSYADVFARLIHSLLGRSGLLVLDPLHPALAHLMAPALKRELSSPLASSERIETAAAALEAEGFEAQLRRPAGATNLFLTDDDGQRRLLRVSGRGSFETEAGRHTRAELEALLDSAPQRLTPAAGLRPIVQDGLLPTLAFVVGPGEIAYGAELREVYPLHGLEQPLLWPRLSVTWTESNVARLLSRLNTDAASFQADPEGTLGAALAKERGAAAVSGERLSELKAQFSRLAAELGELDPSLEGAATRAGTRSLNQIERLQRLSLRALARAENERSGQLDRLKLHLLPNGVPQEREMNFLTYLLKHGDAPLTLLMQQAAGGRAEVRLD, encoded by the coding sequence ATGACCCGCCCGCTGACCCGGCGCAGTGTTGCAGCGGCGTATGCGGCGGGCGAGCTGTCACGCTATTTCCGGCTGCACCCGACGGGGCTGGACGCGCTGCAACGCCGAGAAGCCTTCCGCCCTGACCTGGACCGGGCCGCCCTGGTGGACGCTCTGCGTGAGTATCACCGCGATCTGGGCACGCTCGACCAGAGCGCCGAGGCGCAGCTGGAACAACTGCTGCATCCGGCCTCGGGCGTGGTCGTGACCGGGCAGCAGGCGGGCGTGCTCTCCGGCCCTGCCTACAGCGTCCACAAGGCCGCGAGCGCGGTGCTGCTGGCCCAGGAACTCGACCGGGAAGACGCCCCGGTGGTGCCGATCTACTGGATTGCCAGCCAGGACCACGACGCCGAGGAGGTGGCGAGTACCACGCTGCTCGATTTCTCCGAGACGCTGCACCACCTGACGCTCGATCTGCCCGGAGGCGTGCCGGTGGGGAATATCCCCTGGACGCCCGACTACACCCGCGAAGTGCTGGCCCTGATCCAGCGTTTCGAGGCGCCCGAGGCCCACAAACAGGCGGTGTTGAAGCGGCTGGCATTTGCGCTGGATCATCCGACCTCTGAGCGCCGCAGCTATGCCGACGTGTTTGCGCGGCTGATTCACTCGCTGCTGGGCCGCTCCGGTCTGCTGGTGCTCGACCCGCTGCACCCGGCCCTGGCGCACCTGATGGCCCCGGCCCTGAAGCGTGAACTGTCCAGCCCGCTGGCGTCGTCCGAGCGCATCGAGACGGCGGCGGCAGCGCTGGAAGCGGAAGGGTTCGAAGCCCAGCTGCGCCGCCCTGCCGGAGCTACCAACCTGTTTCTGACGGACGACGACGGGCAGCGCCGCCTGCTGCGGGTGAGCGGCAGGGGCAGCTTTGAAACCGAAGCCGGGCGGCACACCCGCGCCGAGCTGGAAGCGCTGCTGGACAGTGCGCCGCAGCGTCTGACCCCGGCGGCGGGTCTGCGCCCCATCGTGCAGGATGGGCTGCTGCCCACGCTGGCCTTTGTGGTGGGGCCGGGAGAAATCGCGTATGGGGCAGAGCTGCGCGAGGTGTACCCGCTGCATGGCCTGGAACAGCCGCTGCTGTGGCCGCGCCTGAGCGTGACCTGGACCGAAAGCAACGTGGCCCGGCTGCTTTCGCGCCTGAACACCGACGCCGCCAGCTTTCAGGCCGACCCGGAAGGAACGCTGGGCGCGGCGCTGGCAAAGGAACGCGGCGCGGCGGCAGTGAGCGGCGAGCGGCTGAGTGAACTGAAGGCGCAGTTTTCGCGGCTGGCTGCCGAACTGGGCGAGCTGGACCCGTCGCTGGAAGGCGCTGCCACCCGTGCCGGAACGCGCAGCCTGAACCAGATCGAGCGCCTGCAACGCCTGAGCCTGCGGGCGCTGGCCCGCGCCGAGAACGAGCGCAGCGGGCAACTGGACCGCCTGAAACTGCATCTGCTGCCGAACGGTGTGCCGCAGGAACGTGAGATGAACTTCCTGACCTACCTGCTCAAGCACGGCGACGCGCCCCTGACCCTGCTGATGCAGCAGGCGGCGGGCGGGCGGGCCGAAGTCCGGCTCGACTGA
- a CDS encoding Crp/Fnr family transcriptional regulator gives MLPTFLHALTAEARASVLSSTRSLQWSRGSLLHHSDDQAEAAYALTSGHVRLYRLGAGAREVTVSVHGQGEVLGMVTLTPGSVYGLYAEAMDDVEALVLGGDNLRSLIRQHPDMAVALTAQVSRQTRTLHERLSQLVFLEVSQRLALALLQLAHESQPDSHGETSSVQIALKGRISHQDLAYVVGSTRETITKLLGDFRGRGLLDLGYRRIVITDVAGLQEAARKPLGA, from the coding sequence ATGCTGCCGACCTTTCTTCACGCCCTGACCGCCGAGGCACGGGCCTCTGTCCTGAGTTCCACCAGGAGCCTCCAGTGGAGCCGGGGCAGCCTGCTCCATCACAGTGACGACCAGGCCGAGGCCGCCTACGCCCTGACCAGTGGACATGTGCGGCTGTACCGTCTGGGAGCCGGAGCCAGAGAGGTGACGGTGAGCGTGCACGGGCAGGGCGAGGTGCTGGGCATGGTAACCCTGACCCCCGGCAGCGTGTACGGCCTGTACGCCGAGGCGATGGACGACGTGGAAGCGCTGGTGCTGGGCGGCGACAATCTGCGCTCGCTGATTCGCCAGCATCCCGATATGGCGGTTGCCCTGACCGCGCAGGTCTCGCGCCAGACGCGCACGCTGCACGAGCGGCTATCGCAGCTGGTGTTTCTGGAAGTGTCGCAGCGCCTCGCCCTGGCCCTGCTGCAACTGGCGCACGAGAGCCAGCCCGACAGTCACGGCGAGACGAGCAGCGTTCAGATCGCGCTCAAGGGCCGCATCTCGCATCAGGATCTGGCGTATGTGGTGGGTTCGACCCGCGAGACCATCACCAAACTGCTGGGCGATTTCCGGGGGCGCGGCCTGCTCGATCTGGGCTACCGCCGGATCGTGATTACCGACGTGGCGGGCCTTCAGGAAGCGGCGAGGAAGCCGCTGGGGGCATGA